A single window of Culicoides brevitarsis isolate CSIRO-B50_1 chromosome 3, AGI_CSIRO_Cbre_v1, whole genome shotgun sequence DNA harbors:
- the LOC134833210 gene encoding uncharacterized protein LOC134833210 — translation MDENSNSNVVDLPTEQAQMALNKILKETFRLKEYSLQITPGSSKGDNYIGIIYRVLVKRSVPSLDKELRLIVKMPPMHPQRREQFFARPCFLREITAYEELLPLFKQFQQEKGIDISSEGFCHAPFSYQCISENFTEAIFMQDLKLDGYEMYDRCQEMSYEHALKAIETLAKFHAVSFAINDQRKSDPAYKKCREMEDIWLARRDNKTMNDYMAGLSQRALNTLDAEKDARIYEKVKNLLTTSYIENLEKVVGNKVAEPYAIVCHGDFWTNNILFKHKDNKPVEAFLLDFQIIRYASPVTDLCYFFFTCTSSVFRRQHFQHLLDLYYEILNCLINKLGSNPDVVFPKSVFKEHMQRFGMFGVMMAVMLLPIFVAKSEEAPDLEKAAEKIADGEDVSKMSEEETSADTILAYNKRMRDVLYDAFDYNMIP, via the exons atggaTGAAAACTCGAATTCGAACGTAGTTGACCTTCCAACTGAACAAGCACAAATGGCGTTgaacaaaattctaaaagaaaCGTTTAGATTGAAGGAATATTCTCTACAAATTACGCCTGGATCATCCAAAGGAGACAACTACATTGGTATAATATATCGTGTTCTAGTTAAGAGATCTGTACCGTCTCTCGACAAAGAGTTGAGACTTATAGTGAAAATGCCACCAATGCATCCACAGCGTCgagaacaattttttgcacGTCCATGTTTCCTTCGTGAGATAACTGCTTATGAAGAGCTTTTACCTTTGTTTAAACAATTTCAACAAGAAAAAGGGATAGACATTTCATCAGAAGGATTTTGTCATGCTCCATTTTCGTATCAATgcatttctgaaaattttactgaagCGATTTTTATGCAGGATTTAAAATTGGACGGATATGAAATGTACGATCGGTGTCAAGAAATGTCTTACGAACATGCGTTGAAGGCAATTGAAACTTTGGCTAAATTCCATGCCGTATCATTTGCTATCAATGATCAAAGAAAATCGGATCCtgcttataaaaaatgtaggGAAATGGAAGATATTTGGTTAGCTCGTCGTGATAATAAAACGATGAACGACTATATGGCGGGTTTGAGTCAAAGAGCTCTCAACACATTAGATGCAGAAAAAGATGCAAGAATTTACGAAAAAGTTAAGAATCTTTTGACAACATCATACAtagaaaatttagagaaaGTTGTGGGTAACAAAGTGGCTGAACCCTATGCAATCGTTTGTCATGGAGATTTTTGGACCAACAATATTCTTTTTAAGCATAAG gataatAAACCTGTGGAAGCATTTTTGTTGGACTTTCAAATTATTCGCTATGCATCTCCAGTCACAGATCTATGCTACTTCTTTTTTACTTGTACTTCAAGTGTCTTTCGTAGACAACACTTTCAACATTTATTGGATTTATATTATGAAATTCTCAACTGTCTAATTAATAA acTTGGATCAAATCCTGATGTTGTATTTCCAAAGTCTGTATTCAAAGAACACATGCAACGTTTTGGAATGTTTGGTGTTATGATGGCCGTaatg CTTTTACCTATTTTTGTGGCCAAATCTGAAGAAGCACCGGATTTAGAGAAGGCTGCTGAAAAGATTGCGGATGGTGAAGATGTTTCAAAGATGTCTGAGGAAGAAACGAGTGCCGATACAATTTTAGCTTACAACAAACGCATGAGAGATGTTTTATATGATGCATTTGATTATAACATGATACCATAA
- the LOC134833211 gene encoding uncharacterized protein LOC134833211, whose product MSTTVSKTHVSEEVRSSYPMVTRLIEEVRKRPQLWNPNHYLHHTRPLIGDNWEEIANVIGNPSKLFTNSRLLSMSNASLTPSNLVKTKWKGLRDNFRKEVKKCLRLGNAYIPWIHFRACSFLWSVLDTSQLEATPEQIEELKKQYGGDQVVDLDGFEQTNYHLSSRVTNDNDDSMDFHDYIFADEVPVKELLKQEQASQLQAGYDPHLLEEGEIVSADPNDEEDIQIIEPIIEQVEVPDDDEDVNENLSRTREPPPLRLPSLKITEPRTIKKAPLKKIVPLRILKKVPTLPKLTPIIKTKITETSTKESEQQIVTHTSSTTPQKNDSDLHFLKSIYPYLKQINSKRKLHIKGKIRQMLLDEMKQNSSRKENISENSTVMKVVSNGKVIVKEETELNI is encoded by the coding sequence atgagcACAACAGTCAGCAAGACACACGTATCAGAAGAAGTAAGAAGTTCATATCCAATGGTTACGAGATTAATTGAAGAAGTGCGAAAACGACCGCAATTATGGAACCCCAACCATTACCTACATCATACTCGGCCACTAATCGGAGACAACTGGGAAGAAATCGCGAATGTTATTGGAAATCCAAGCAAATTATTCACCAATTCCCGATTGCTTTCTATGAGTAATGCAAGTCTCACTCCGTCAAATCTGGTCAAAACAAAATGGAAAGGACTAAGAGACAATTTTCGTAAAGAGGTGAAAAAGTGTCTGCGCTTGGGTAATGCTTATATACCATGGATACACTTCAGAGCTTGCAGTTTTTTGTGGAGTGTTTTAGATACAAGTCAACTAGAAGCAACACCAGAACAAATCGAAGAACTTAAAAAGCAGTATGGCGGTGACCAAGTTGTTGATTTGGATGGCTTTGAGCAAACAAACTATCATCTTAGTTCAAGAGTGACTAATGACAATGATGATTCAATGGACTTTCATGATTATATTTTTGCAGATGAGGTTCCAGTTAAAGAACTACTCAAACAGGAACAGGCTAGCCAATTGCAGGCTGGTTACGACCCACATTTACTTGAAGAGGGAGAAATTGTGTCTGCCGATCCGAATGACGAGGAGGACATACAAATAATTGAACCTATAATCGAACAAGTAGAAGTTCCTGATGATGACGAAGATGTCAATGAAAACCTTAGCAGAACAAGGGAGCCTCCTCCTCTCAGATTACCATCACTCAAAATAACAGAACCTCGTACAATAAAGAAAGcaccgttaaaaaaaattgtaccacttcgaattttaaagaaagtaCCTACGTTGCCAAAACTCACACCtattataaaaactaaaataaccGAAACATCAACAAAAGAAAGTGAACAACAGATAGTGACGCATACATCAAGTACGACACCACAGAAAAATGACTCTGACTTACATTTCTTGAAAAGTATTTATCCttatttaaagcaaattaaCTCAAAACGAAAATTGCACATTAAGGGGAAAATAAGACAAATGCTTCTGGATGAGATGAAACAGAATAGCTCTCGAAAAGAAAACATAAGTGAAAACTCGACTGTAATGAAAGTTGTGAGCAATGGAAAGGTTATCGTAAAGGAGGAAACAGAACTGAATATTTAG
- the LOC134833213 gene encoding probable methylthioribulose-1-phosphate dehydratase isoform X1: MSEENRGNVSCKSTVVEEGSCGTNKKLKSSDQMSEMLSMYQDYSEVLLKEHPRKLIPELCKQFYNLGWVTGTGGGISIKLDDEIYIAASGVQKERIIPEDLFITNMDGEDIQKPPEYKKLSKSQCTPLFMLAYRQRNAGSVIHTHSPAAVLATLLWPGKEFRCTHLEMIKGIYDYELGRNLRYDEELVVPIIENTCFESDLEESLNKAMNDYPGTSAVLVRRHGIYVWGDTWQKAKTQTECYDYLMSLAVEMNKFGLDAGKVPKPSRNGGK, encoded by the exons ATGTCAGAGGAAAACAGAGGAAATGTTAGTTGCAAAAGTACAGTTGTCGAGGAAGGTAGTTGTGGGAcgaacaaaaagttgaaatcatCCGATCAAATGAGTGAAATGTTATCAATGTACCAGGATTACTCcgag gTTCTTTTAAAGGAGCATCCACGGAAGCTAATTCCTGAATTAtgcaaacaattttataatttgggATGGGTTACAGGGACAGGTGGTGGTATTTCAATAAAACTGGA TGATGAGATCTACATCGCAGCATCGGGAGTTCAAAAAGAACGCATTATTCCTGAAGATTTGTTT aTCACAAATATGGATGGAGAGGATATCCAAAAACCACCAGAATACAAAAAGCTTAGCAAAAGCCAATGTACTCCATTATTCATGCTGGCTTATCGGCAACGAAATGCGGGAAGTGTAATTCACACGCACTCGCCAGCAGCAGTACTCGCAACCCTTTTGTGGCCGGGTAAAGAATTTCGATGTACTCATTTGGAAATGATCAAGGGCATTTATGATTACGAGCTTGGTCGTAATTTACGCTATGACGAAGAACTAGTTGTACCTATCATTGAAAATACTTGTTTTGAGTCTGATTTGGAAGAATCACTGAACAAAGCAATGAATGACTATCCCGGAACTAGTGCTGTATTAGTGCGACGTCATGGAATTTATGTTTGGGGTGATACATGGCAAAAAGCGAAAACTCA GACCGAATGCTATGATTACTTGATGTCTCTAGCTGtggaaatgaataaatttggaTTGGATGCCGGGAAAGTACCGAAACCATCTCGAAATGGTGGCaaataa
- the LOC134833213 gene encoding probable methylthioribulose-1-phosphate dehydratase isoform X2, producing the protein MSEENRGNVSCKSTVVEEGSCGTNKKLKSSDQMSEMLSMYQDYSEEHPRKLIPELCKQFYNLGWVTGTGGGISIKLDDEIYIAASGVQKERIIPEDLFITNMDGEDIQKPPEYKKLSKSQCTPLFMLAYRQRNAGSVIHTHSPAAVLATLLWPGKEFRCTHLEMIKGIYDYELGRNLRYDEELVVPIIENTCFESDLEESLNKAMNDYPGTSAVLVRRHGIYVWGDTWQKAKTQTECYDYLMSLAVEMNKFGLDAGKVPKPSRNGGK; encoded by the exons ATGTCAGAGGAAAACAGAGGAAATGTTAGTTGCAAAAGTACAGTTGTCGAGGAAGGTAGTTGTGGGAcgaacaaaaagttgaaatcatCCGATCAAATGAGTGAAATGTTATCAATGTACCAGGATTACTCcgag GAGCATCCACGGAAGCTAATTCCTGAATTAtgcaaacaattttataatttgggATGGGTTACAGGGACAGGTGGTGGTATTTCAATAAAACTGGA TGATGAGATCTACATCGCAGCATCGGGAGTTCAAAAAGAACGCATTATTCCTGAAGATTTGTTT aTCACAAATATGGATGGAGAGGATATCCAAAAACCACCAGAATACAAAAAGCTTAGCAAAAGCCAATGTACTCCATTATTCATGCTGGCTTATCGGCAACGAAATGCGGGAAGTGTAATTCACACGCACTCGCCAGCAGCAGTACTCGCAACCCTTTTGTGGCCGGGTAAAGAATTTCGATGTACTCATTTGGAAATGATCAAGGGCATTTATGATTACGAGCTTGGTCGTAATTTACGCTATGACGAAGAACTAGTTGTACCTATCATTGAAAATACTTGTTTTGAGTCTGATTTGGAAGAATCACTGAACAAAGCAATGAATGACTATCCCGGAACTAGTGCTGTATTAGTGCGACGTCATGGAATTTATGTTTGGGGTGATACATGGCAAAAAGCGAAAACTCA GACCGAATGCTATGATTACTTGATGTCTCTAGCTGtggaaatgaataaatttggaTTGGATGCCGGGAAAGTACCGAAACCATCTCGAAATGGTGGCaaataa